Proteins found in one Corynebacterium sanguinis genomic segment:
- a CDS encoding amidohydrolase: MGTGSGIATAVGEWIRANEATVTQWRRHIHAHPELSHEEVATTAFISEVLCEHGLNPVPFPGTGLYVDLGPADGERLAFRADIDALSVAEISGLEFASGTPGVSHSCGHDVHTTICMALACALAELDLDYGIRIIFQPAEEVMGGGAVDVIRWGGLQNVSAIYALHVEPSLRVGQIGVRTGAITSASDVLEIEITGPGGHTSRPQMTADVVYAAGAVITQLPALLSRRVDPRTGTVVVFGAVEAGDAPNAIPKSALLKGTIRTSDITTWRSIEELTSELIAQILAPTGCEFELNYTRGVPPVLNDDIATALIVQAGRSVDPHAVVTTPQSSGGEDFSWYLEHVPGAMVRLGAWDGKGEKQDLHQGDLNVDEKSIAVGVRLFGAVVEKYFAALASDAG, translated from the coding sequence GTGGGCACAGGATCCGGCATCGCCACCGCCGTTGGCGAGTGGATACGCGCCAACGAGGCCACGGTGACGCAGTGGCGCCGACATATCCACGCCCACCCCGAGCTGTCCCACGAAGAGGTCGCCACCACCGCGTTTATCTCCGAAGTGCTTTGCGAGCACGGCCTTAACCCCGTGCCCTTCCCCGGCACGGGCCTCTACGTCGACCTTGGCCCCGCCGACGGCGAGCGGCTTGCCTTCCGCGCGGATATCGACGCGCTCAGCGTGGCCGAAATCTCCGGGCTTGAGTTCGCCTCGGGCACCCCGGGGGTGTCGCACTCCTGCGGCCACGACGTGCACACCACCATCTGTATGGCGCTGGCCTGCGCACTCGCGGAGCTGGATTTGGACTACGGCATCCGGATCATCTTCCAGCCTGCGGAGGAGGTCATGGGCGGCGGCGCAGTGGACGTGATCCGCTGGGGTGGGCTGCAAAACGTCTCCGCGATCTACGCCCTGCACGTCGAGCCGTCGCTGCGCGTCGGCCAGATCGGGGTGCGCACGGGCGCGATCACCTCGGCCTCCGACGTCCTCGAGATCGAGATCACCGGCCCCGGCGGGCACACCTCGCGGCCGCAGATGACCGCCGACGTGGTTTACGCCGCGGGCGCGGTGATCACCCAGCTGCCCGCGCTGTTGTCGCGCCGGGTGGATCCGCGCACCGGCACCGTCGTGGTGTTCGGCGCGGTCGAGGCGGGCGATGCGCCCAACGCGATTCCGAAATCCGCCCTGCTCAAGGGCACCATTCGCACCTCCGACATCACCACCTGGCGCTCCATCGAGGAGCTGACCAGCGAGCTCATCGCCCAGATCCTCGCCCCGACCGGCTGCGAGTTCGAGCTCAACTACACGCGCGGAGTGCCGCCCGTGCTTAACGACGACATCGCGACCGCCCTGATCGTCCAAGCGGGCCGCTCCGTCGACCCCCACGCCGTGGTGACCACGCCGCAGTCCTCCGGCGGGGAGGACTTCTCCTGGTACCTCGAGCACGTCCCCGGCGCCATGGTCCGCCTCGGCGCGTGGGACGGTAAGGGTGAGAAGCAGGACCTGCACCAGGGCGATCTGAACGTGGACGAAAAATCCATCGCCGTCGGGGTGCGCCTGTTCGGCGCGGTGGTGGAGAAGTATTTCGCTGCCCTCGCTAGCGACGCTGGGTGA
- a CDS encoding helix-turn-helix domain-containing protein — MADIMPQSNWASYGFVLAERLRALREMRGLSQRRLAELSGVSRSLISNIERNQYNMSRSADPTLSTVYRIAHALHVPPVALLPASESVVKARCAEDAAAVMQVCAVWPASPEDTARFHATYLVSGTATYPPRFEHFEHCVGHHRVMNRLV; from the coding sequence ATGGCGGACATCATGCCGCAATCCAACTGGGCAAGCTACGGGTTTGTGCTGGCAGAGCGCCTGCGCGCGCTTCGCGAGATGAGGGGGCTGAGTCAGCGGCGGCTCGCGGAGCTGTCGGGGGTCTCGCGCAGCCTGATCTCGAACATTGAGCGCAACCAGTACAACATGTCGCGCTCGGCGGACCCGACGCTGTCGACGGTGTACCGCATCGCGCACGCGCTGCACGTGCCGCCGGTAGCGCTGCTGCCGGCGTCGGAATCGGTGGTCAAGGCGCGCTGCGCCGAGGACGCCGCGGCGGTCATGCAGGTGTGCGCGGTATGGCCGGCAAGCCCGGAGGACACAGCTCGTTTCCACGCGACCTACCTTGTCAGCGGCACCGCGACGTACCCGCCGCGCTTCGAGCACTTCGAACACTGCGTGGGGCACCACCGAGTGATGAACCGCTTGGTCTAG
- the upp gene encoding uracil phosphoribosyltransferase, translating to MDISIVDHPLAASRLTIMRDERSDNAAFRAALADLGAMLIYEASRGLAVETFTCRTPVGEAEGTRLAKPPIIVPIIRAGLGMIDPALSMIPDAQVGFIGLARDETTHEPVPYLEALPEDLSGQPVFVVDPMLATGGSLIYALDLLKGRGADDITCICIVSARAGVDKLAAHSPDVRLVTAAIDPQLNDDAYIVPGLGDAGDRLYGPRNIFL from the coding sequence ATGGACATCTCGATCGTCGATCACCCCCTCGCCGCCTCGCGGCTGACCATCATGCGCGACGAGCGCAGCGACAACGCGGCGTTCCGGGCCGCGCTCGCCGACCTTGGCGCGATGCTGATCTACGAGGCGTCACGCGGGCTGGCGGTGGAAACGTTTACCTGCCGCACCCCCGTCGGCGAGGCGGAGGGCACCCGGCTGGCCAAGCCGCCAATCATCGTGCCGATCATCCGCGCGGGCCTGGGCATGATCGACCCGGCGCTGTCGATGATCCCCGACGCCCAGGTCGGCTTCATCGGCCTGGCCCGCGACGAGACCACCCACGAGCCGGTGCCGTACCTCGAGGCGCTGCCCGAAGACCTCTCCGGCCAGCCGGTGTTCGTCGTCGACCCCATGCTGGCCACCGGCGGCTCTCTGATCTATGCGCTGGACCTGCTCAAGGGGCGTGGCGCGGACGATATCACCTGCATTTGTATTGTGTCGGCGCGTGCGGGCGTCGATAAGCTTGCGGCCCATAGCCCTGACGTGCGGCTGGTGACCGCGGCGATTGACCCGCAGCTCAACGACGATGCCTACATCGTGCCCGGTTTGGGCGATGCGGGCGATCGGCTGTACGGCCCGCGCAACATTTTCCTGTAG
- a CDS encoding C40 family peptidase yields MISPPEVMRAVAASLPPQFNPVEVTPLPGLESVVDLARIVEGDPSRFMDAASTLATQRGDIDRSMSAAAELLAQAAADIVAVGQRYLAEAATLIALSLTPTGMASAALKLAELASRALGEVNERLMRLERDLDPHTKLMTGIADSLLAEEPLQATPDAQRATDELRALTQPVAMEPASETTEHVLPPEPTGDAGPASEGSAVGRAAVEAARSQLGTPYQWGGTSPGGFDCSGLTSWAYRQAGVELPRMAHEQAIGVQVPYDQLQPGDLAVWDGHVAMYAGDGMYIEAGDPVQMNPVRTQNLDMGFKGFWRPTG; encoded by the coding sequence ATGATCTCACCACCTGAGGTGATGCGCGCGGTCGCCGCCTCGCTTCCGCCGCAGTTCAACCCAGTTGAAGTCACGCCACTGCCGGGCCTGGAATCGGTCGTTGATCTCGCGCGCATCGTGGAGGGGGACCCTTCCCGGTTTATGGACGCCGCGAGCACCCTCGCGACGCAGCGCGGGGACATCGATCGCTCCATGTCCGCCGCGGCGGAGTTGCTCGCCCAGGCTGCCGCTGACATCGTCGCGGTGGGTCAGCGCTACCTCGCCGAGGCGGCGACGCTGATCGCCCTCTCCCTCACGCCAACCGGGATGGCGTCCGCCGCCCTCAAGCTCGCGGAGCTCGCTTCGCGCGCGTTAGGCGAGGTCAACGAGCGCCTGATGCGGCTCGAGCGCGACCTTGACCCGCACACCAAGCTCATGACCGGCATTGCCGATTCCCTGCTCGCCGAGGAGCCGCTGCAGGCAACGCCCGACGCCCAACGCGCCACGGACGAGCTGCGCGCCCTGACGCAGCCGGTCGCGATGGAGCCTGCCTCAGAAACCACCGAGCACGTGCTGCCGCCGGAGCCAACCGGCGATGCGGGTCCCGCGAGCGAGGGCAGCGCCGTGGGGCGCGCCGCGGTGGAGGCCGCGCGCAGCCAGCTGGGCACGCCGTACCAGTGGGGAGGGACCTCGCCCGGCGGTTTCGACTGCTCGGGGCTGACCTCGTGGGCCTACCGGCAAGCCGGCGTGGAGCTGCCGCGGATGGCGCACGAGCAGGCCATCGGCGTGCAAGTCCCCTACGACCAGCTCCAACCCGGCGACCTGGCGGTGTGGGACGGCCACGTGGCCATGTACGCCGGCGACGGGATGTACATCGAAGCCGGCGACCCGGTGCAGATGAACCCGGTGCGAACGCAAAACCTCGACATGGGGTTCAAGGGCTTCTGGCGCCCGACGGGCTAG
- a CDS encoding trimeric intracellular cation channel family protein yields MNPDQVDPIIESIYHWLDLSGVLIMGTIGGTIARQRGYDIVGFLFIAMVSALGGGMLRDVLINEGTVAAMSEPAYLILAFTGALIGREPTSRATPGKKCATTVTRLSPPCGPQSARSRRSRSGYRFCRRS; encoded by the coding sequence GTGAATCCCGATCAGGTCGATCCGATCATTGAATCCATCTATCACTGGCTTGATTTAAGTGGCGTGCTCATCATGGGCACGATCGGCGGAACGATCGCTCGGCAGCGCGGCTACGACATCGTCGGCTTCCTCTTCATCGCGATGGTCTCGGCGCTCGGCGGGGGCATGCTTCGCGACGTCCTCATCAACGAAGGCACCGTCGCCGCGATGAGCGAACCCGCCTACCTGATCCTCGCGTTCACCGGCGCCCTGATCGGGCGCGAACCTACTTCAAGGGCGACACCTGGGAAAAAGTGCGCGACCACGGTGACGCGCTTATCTCCGCCCTGTGGGCCTCAGTCGGCGCGTTCAAGGCGATCACGTTCGGGTTACCGGTTTTGCCGACGATCATGA
- a CDS encoding trimeric intracellular cation channel family protein, whose product MRDHGDALISALWASVGAFKAITFGLPVLPTIMMGVFTATGGSMIRDVLIGREPAVFGNNQPTVVPAIAGAVVTLIGANTGHLALGAVAGPLTSFTISMIAYYRAWRVPTSPQFAPVNTTASQLADVAKRGVHKLEPERVRDWRHATLSRVLARELSDSANSPGTREDTEVRVAASTGGKGFGFDKDGTSYADSANDSDAPAVDEKDVQEGLVELILSDSELSDMLAKRLAERDGEGRDGKQKCEPR is encoded by the coding sequence GTGCGCGACCACGGTGACGCGCTTATCTCCGCCCTGTGGGCCTCAGTCGGCGCGTTCAAGGCGATCACGTTCGGGTTACCGGTTTTGCCGACGATCATGATGGGCGTGTTCACCGCCACGGGCGGAAGCATGATCCGCGACGTGCTGATCGGGCGCGAACCTGCGGTGTTCGGCAACAATCAGCCAACGGTGGTGCCCGCGATCGCCGGTGCCGTCGTCACGCTCATTGGCGCGAACACGGGCCACCTCGCGCTCGGCGCGGTGGCGGGGCCGCTGACCAGCTTCACTATTTCCATGATCGCCTACTACCGCGCCTGGCGCGTGCCCACCTCCCCGCAGTTCGCCCCGGTCAACACCACCGCATCGCAGCTTGCCGACGTGGCCAAGCGCGGCGTTCACAAGCTCGAGCCCGAGCGCGTGCGCGACTGGCGCCACGCCACGCTCAGCCGGGTTCTGGCCCGCGAGCTCAGCGATAGCGCGAATTCCCCCGGCACGCGCGAAGACACCGAGGTGCGCGTTGCCGCCTCCACCGGCGGCAAGGGGTTTGGGTTTGATAAAGACGGCACGTCCTACGCCGACTCCGCCAACGACTCCGACGCCCCCGCCGTGGACGAGAAAGATGTCCAGGAGGGGCTCGTCGAGTTGATCCTGTCCGACTCGGAACTGTCCGACATGCTCGCCAAACGCTTGGCGGAGCGGGACGGCGAAGGGCGCGACGGCAAGCAGAAGTGCGAGCCGCGCTAG
- a CDS encoding VIT1/CCC1 transporter family protein codes for MSTKETQGAPASVGLNEQLNKLRAAVLGANDGIVSTAAVVVGVAGATSDIRAIATAGIAAVIGGAVSMALGEYVSVSSQRDTERAYIAKETALHNADPDSEFAHLVAAYEATGLSRETATQVATERTAADPLKAHLEVHYGINEEDLVNPWSAAIASFIAFSLGALLPLAAVLLPPDAWRVPVTFVVTLVALAITGAVSARIGGADPKRAVLRLVIGGALGLAVTFGVGWAFGTTAL; via the coding sequence ATGTCAACGAAAGAAACGCAAGGTGCTCCGGCGAGCGTGGGCCTGAACGAACAACTCAACAAGCTGCGCGCCGCAGTGCTTGGCGCCAACGACGGCATCGTCTCCACTGCGGCGGTTGTCGTTGGTGTGGCAGGCGCGACCTCCGACATCAGGGCAATCGCGACGGCCGGCATTGCGGCCGTCATCGGCGGCGCTGTGTCGATGGCGCTGGGGGAGTACGTCTCCGTGTCCTCGCAGCGCGACACCGAGCGCGCCTACATTGCCAAGGAAACGGCACTGCACAACGCCGATCCGGACAGCGAGTTCGCGCACCTTGTCGCCGCCTACGAGGCGACGGGACTGAGCCGGGAAACGGCGACCCAGGTAGCCACAGAGCGCACCGCTGCCGATCCGCTCAAGGCGCACCTCGAGGTCCACTACGGCATCAACGAAGAGGACCTGGTCAACCCGTGGTCCGCGGCCATCGCCTCCTTCATCGCGTTTTCGCTGGGCGCGTTGCTCCCGCTGGCAGCTGTGCTGCTTCCGCCGGACGCGTGGCGGGTGCCGGTGACGTTCGTGGTCACCCTCGTCGCCCTCGCGATCACGGGAGCGGTGTCGGCGCGGATCGGCGGCGCAGATCCGAAGCGCGCCGTGCTCCGGCTCGTTATCGGCGGCGCGCTCGGCCTGGCGGTGACCTTCGGAGTCGGCTGGGCCTTCGGCACCACGGCGCTTTAA
- a CDS encoding D-alanyl-D-alanine carboxypeptidase family protein: MRTTRRTATFLACAILIGAAQPAAWAQEESTPATSTRDTMPNTDGCPHATWPPEPRTTSEAAAAGSPAPLPVGYQGPCGVSTPAGFAVGEEVLASAWLVADLDTGEVVAMKDPHGRYRPASIIKVLLALVAINELPLDKQVTVSAESANMEGSAAGIGAGGVYTVNDLLHGLLMASGNDTAHALAQELGGDEATLQKVNALAQQLGMNDTRVATYTGLDRPGMSSSAWDMALAYRAAFGNETFARIVDTQSYPFPGFDDLPGFELWNDNALYLNDPEGIGGKTGYTDDANHTFVGAVNHDGRHLVAVVLDTTVNKARAWQQAQQLLHESYRFGPGTSVATLEAASSQAPTALQTPTATAQAPGGAAVAEAQAGPGSRALPWLPVAIVGAVLALAGAAVIASRALTTTSGRHRGRRGQRRRR, encoded by the coding sequence ATGCGTACCACACGACGAACTGCGACCTTCCTCGCCTGCGCGATCCTGATCGGCGCGGCCCAGCCCGCGGCATGGGCCCAGGAGGAATCCACGCCGGCGACCTCAACGCGCGACACCATGCCTAATACCGACGGCTGCCCGCACGCCACGTGGCCGCCGGAGCCGCGGACAACGTCGGAAGCAGCGGCCGCCGGCAGCCCCGCCCCGCTGCCCGTCGGATACCAGGGCCCATGTGGCGTGAGTACCCCTGCAGGCTTCGCCGTCGGCGAGGAAGTCCTCGCCTCCGCGTGGCTGGTTGCGGACCTGGACACCGGCGAGGTTGTGGCGATGAAAGACCCCCACGGCCGTTACCGGCCCGCATCAATCATCAAAGTGCTGCTCGCGCTCGTGGCTATCAACGAGCTCCCCTTGGACAAGCAGGTCACCGTTAGCGCTGAATCGGCGAACATGGAAGGGTCCGCGGCGGGTATCGGCGCCGGCGGTGTCTACACCGTCAACGACTTACTCCACGGCCTGCTGATGGCCTCGGGCAACGACACCGCGCACGCCCTGGCACAAGAGCTCGGCGGCGACGAGGCGACCTTGCAAAAGGTCAATGCGCTGGCGCAGCAACTCGGCATGAACGACACCCGGGTGGCCACCTACACCGGCCTGGATCGCCCCGGCATGTCGAGCTCCGCGTGGGACATGGCGCTCGCCTACCGCGCCGCCTTTGGCAACGAGACGTTTGCTCGGATCGTCGACACGCAGTCGTACCCCTTCCCCGGCTTCGACGATTTGCCCGGCTTCGAGCTGTGGAACGACAACGCGCTCTACCTCAACGATCCCGAGGGCATCGGCGGCAAGACCGGCTATACCGACGACGCCAACCACACTTTTGTCGGCGCTGTGAACCACGACGGCCGGCACCTTGTGGCCGTTGTCCTCGACACCACCGTGAACAAGGCCCGAGCCTGGCAGCAAGCACAGCAGCTGCTCCACGAGTCCTACAGGTTTGGCCCCGGCACGTCCGTGGCCACGCTCGAGGCTGCGTCCTCCCAGGCGCCTACCGCGTTGCAAACGCCGACGGCCACCGCTCAGGCCCCTGGCGGGGCCGCGGTGGCCGAAGCTCAGGCAGGGCCCGGTTCGCGGGCTCTGCCGTGGTTGCCGGTAGCGATTGTCGGCGCCGTGCTGGCGCTGGCCGGCGCAGCCGTGATTGCTAGTCGCGCGTTAACAACGACATCAGGCCGACACCGAGGGCGCCGAGGGCAGCGCCGACGCCGATAG
- a CDS encoding YhjD/YihY/BrkB family envelope integrity protein, with protein sequence MATSTAPRKAYQDEQGIERASKQQDNGPADKVAKKSPFVAHLIRMNERFATEGGNQFSAGITYFSVLALFPLTMLLFAGMGFFLANRPEMIEQIRVQLENNLGGEIGGVMSQLIDSAIAQRGAVAGIGLLTTLWSGLGWMNNLRVGISAMWKLDANEGGNFIVKKLWDLLGLIGLILLFILAFAVTAIGASSFTSDLMDYFGLGNFPGARFVVWLVGLAAGIFANFLVMAWLVIFMPRTKVPWRSGLKGALLGAVAFELIKQFATVIVSSATNNPAGAIFGPIIALMVVLYLIWRVVLYVSAWTATTEESLAMQKTEVPEPAVINVRAAAATQAKPVKGTAIGVGAALGALGVGLMSLLTRD encoded by the coding sequence ATGGCGACCTCCACCGCGCCCCGCAAGGCGTACCAGGACGAGCAGGGCATTGAGCGCGCGAGTAAGCAGCAGGACAACGGGCCCGCCGACAAGGTGGCCAAGAAGTCGCCGTTCGTCGCGCACCTGATACGCATGAACGAGCGCTTCGCGACGGAGGGCGGAAACCAGTTTTCCGCAGGCATTACGTATTTCTCCGTGCTGGCGCTGTTCCCGCTGACGATGCTTCTCTTCGCTGGCATGGGCTTCTTCCTAGCCAATCGCCCGGAGATGATTGAGCAGATCCGCGTACAGCTTGAGAACAACCTCGGTGGTGAGATCGGCGGCGTGATGTCGCAGTTAATCGACTCCGCCATCGCGCAGCGCGGCGCCGTCGCCGGAATCGGTTTGCTCACCACCCTGTGGTCCGGCCTCGGCTGGATGAACAACCTGCGCGTCGGCATCTCCGCGATGTGGAAGCTCGACGCTAACGAGGGCGGCAACTTCATCGTGAAGAAGCTGTGGGACCTGCTCGGCCTGATCGGGCTGATCCTCCTGTTCATCCTCGCTTTCGCGGTCACCGCGATTGGTGCATCGTCATTCACCAGTGACCTGATGGACTACTTCGGGCTGGGTAACTTCCCCGGCGCGCGCTTCGTCGTCTGGCTCGTCGGGCTTGCCGCGGGTATCTTCGCCAACTTCCTCGTGATGGCGTGGTTGGTCATCTTCATGCCGCGCACGAAGGTGCCGTGGCGCTCCGGGCTCAAGGGCGCGCTTTTGGGTGCTGTCGCCTTCGAGCTGATCAAACAGTTCGCCACCGTGATCGTCAGCTCCGCCACGAACAACCCGGCCGGCGCGATCTTCGGCCCGATCATCGCGCTGATGGTCGTGCTCTACCTCATCTGGCGTGTGGTGCTCTACGTTTCAGCATGGACCGCGACCACCGAGGAATCCCTGGCCATGCAAAAGACCGAGGTGCCCGAGCCCGCCGTGATTAACGTGCGCGCGGCCGCCGCGACCCAGGCCAAGCCGGTCAAGGGAACCGCTATCGGCGTCGGCGCTGCCCTCGGCGCCCTCGGTGTCGGCCTGATGTCGTTGTTAACGCGCGACTAG
- the trpS gene encoding tryptophan--tRNA ligase, with product MTEQQRVLSGIQPTADSYHLGNYLGALKQWIDLQEGHDAFYFIPDLHAITVDQDPAELRERTLKGCAQLIALGIDPNVSTLFVQSHVPAHAELTWVLQCLTGFGEASRMTQFKDKAAKQGQDRATVGLFTYPVLMAADILLYSPQLVPVGEDQRQHLELTRNLAERFNSRFGETFVVPEGFIPEGAAKIYDLQDPTAKMSKSGANPKGLINLLDDPKTSTKRIKSAVTDNDGVIAYDKDNKPGVSNLLVIQSALTGTDIDTLVAGYEGQGYGALKGDTAEALEAFTTPLRTRYDELMADPAELEGILARGAERAREVSEPLLAEVYERVGFLAPAR from the coding sequence ATGACCGAACAGCAGCGAGTTCTCTCCGGCATTCAGCCGACCGCCGATTCCTACCACCTGGGCAACTACCTCGGGGCGCTGAAGCAGTGGATTGACCTGCAGGAAGGCCACGACGCGTTCTACTTCATCCCCGACCTGCACGCGATCACGGTCGACCAGGACCCCGCGGAGCTGCGCGAGCGCACGCTCAAGGGGTGCGCCCAGCTGATCGCGCTCGGCATTGACCCGAACGTGTCTACGCTGTTCGTCCAATCCCACGTCCCCGCCCACGCGGAGCTGACCTGGGTGCTGCAGTGCCTGACCGGGTTCGGCGAGGCGTCGCGCATGACGCAGTTCAAAGACAAGGCGGCGAAGCAGGGCCAGGACCGTGCCACCGTCGGCCTGTTTACGTACCCGGTGCTCATGGCGGCCGACATTTTGCTGTACTCGCCGCAGCTCGTGCCGGTGGGCGAGGACCAGCGCCAGCACCTGGAGCTGACCCGTAACCTGGCGGAGCGCTTCAACTCGCGCTTCGGAGAGACCTTTGTCGTACCCGAGGGCTTCATCCCCGAGGGCGCGGCGAAGATCTACGACCTCCAAGACCCGACGGCGAAGATGTCGAAGTCGGGGGCGAACCCGAAGGGCTTGATCAACCTTCTCGACGACCCGAAGACGTCGACCAAGCGCATCAAGTCCGCAGTCACGGACAACGACGGCGTTATCGCCTACGACAAGGACAACAAGCCGGGAGTGTCGAACCTGCTGGTGATCCAGTCCGCGCTCACGGGCACGGACATTGACACCCTGGTCGCCGGCTACGAGGGCCAAGGCTACGGCGCCCTAAAGGGCGACACGGCCGAAGCGCTCGAGGCGTTTACCACCCCGCTGCGCACGCGTTACGACGAGCTCATGGCCGACCCCGCCGAGCTTGAAGGCATCCTGGCCCGCGGCGCCGAGCGCGCCCGCGAGGTCTCCGAGCCCCTGCTGGCAGAAGTCTACGAAAGGGTGGGCTTCCTCGCCCCCGCCCGCTAG
- a CDS encoding GntR family transcriptional regulator, translated as MSGKPIYMEIADQLRDLIASGQLGPGDRAPSTNELSHFHSVNPTTSAKALTELQQEGLLEKRRGLGMFVLPTAREQVLRTRREAFRDTFITPLMHEAKQLGISTDELTAMITQENS; from the coding sequence ATGAGTGGTAAACCCATATACATGGAGATCGCTGATCAGCTCCGCGATCTCATCGCCTCCGGGCAGCTCGGCCCCGGCGACCGCGCCCCGTCGACCAACGAGCTGTCCCACTTCCACTCCGTCAACCCCACCACCTCCGCCAAAGCACTCACCGAACTCCAGCAGGAAGGCCTGCTGGAAAAGCGCCGGGGCTTGGGCATGTTCGTGCTGCCCACCGCCCGCGAGCAGGTCCTGCGCACCCGCCGCGAGGCTTTCCGCGACACCTTCATCACCCCCCTTATGCACGAGGCCAAGCAACTTGGCATCTCAACCGACGAACTCACCGCGATGATCACCCAGGAGAACTCGTAA
- a CDS encoding trimeric intracellular cation channel family protein yields the protein MESLKMLGVSMPELLTTLFVIGIIAESMTAAVAAGRVRMDLFGVITLGALTALGGGTVRDVILGNYPLTWVDEPRFLLVTVIASVVTVRINWLMYQLRKFFLVADAVGLAAFVVLGIQIALSLGHGFIIAAVAAVTTGVSGGVMRDILSGRVPLVFREELYASIAVLGTVVYMGLMAAGVPEWIVTIVAVIFVFVTRLLSLRFRWSLPIFDYDEERAAQIDPKDELASFVRTRGRKIPGARRVYRKVRMVAEQAPVRHKRKGNSKG from the coding sequence GTGGAGTCTTTGAAGATGCTCGGCGTGAGCATGCCCGAGCTGCTGACCACGCTGTTTGTCATCGGCATCATCGCCGAGTCCATGACCGCCGCCGTCGCCGCGGGCCGCGTGCGGATGGACCTGTTCGGGGTGATCACCCTCGGGGCACTGACCGCGCTCGGCGGCGGCACCGTGCGTGACGTCATCTTGGGCAACTACCCCCTGACCTGGGTTGACGAGCCGCGGTTCTTGCTGGTCACGGTGATTGCGTCCGTGGTGACCGTGCGGATTAACTGGCTGATGTACCAGCTACGCAAGTTCTTCCTCGTCGCCGACGCCGTCGGCCTGGCGGCGTTTGTGGTGCTGGGTATCCAGATCGCCCTGTCGCTCGGGCACGGGTTCATCATCGCCGCCGTTGCCGCCGTGACCACGGGTGTTTCCGGTGGCGTGATGCGCGACATCCTCTCCGGCCGGGTGCCGCTGGTGTTTCGCGAGGAGCTCTACGCCTCCATCGCGGTGCTGGGCACCGTCGTGTACATGGGGCTGATGGCGGCAGGGGTGCCCGAGTGGATAGTCACGATCGTGGCCGTGATCTTCGTGTTTGTCACGCGCCTGCTGTCGCTCCGGTTCAGGTGGTCGCTGCCGATCTTCGACTACGACGAGGAAAGAGCGGCGCAGATCGACCCCAAAGACGAGCTGGCAAGCTTCGTGCGCACCCGCGGGCGCAAGATCCCCGGCGCGCGGCGCGTCTACCGCAAGGTACGCATGGTCGCGGAGCAAGCGCCCGTGCGCCACAAGCGCAAGGGCAACAGCAAGGGCTAG
- a CDS encoding exodeoxyribonuclease III, with amino-acid sequence MSLTIASVNVNGIRAATKVRNELNPGMLAWLETTTADIVLMQEVRASVDQARAVLAPALEAGWHLVIAPAEAPGAKGRAGVGILSRSQLEDVEIGITSFEDSGRFIAGTLDDVRVASLYLPSGSAGTEKQDEKYRFLDSFEPLLEFWASEYPNMVIGGDWNICHRREDLKNWKTNQKKSGFLSDERAFMDAVFGVFPDDEAQDLEAKSLYSWAGAVDYASTGRRQANADPKWFDVARRLEPDTAPYTWWTFRGQAFNNDAGWRIDVQAATAAMLERAQRTWVEKAPTVEQRWSDHSPLMVEYA; translated from the coding sequence ATGAGTCTCACGATCGCGTCTGTCAACGTCAACGGCATCCGCGCCGCCACCAAGGTCCGCAACGAGTTGAACCCCGGAATGCTCGCGTGGCTGGAAACGACCACTGCCGACATCGTTCTTATGCAGGAGGTTCGTGCCAGCGTGGACCAGGCGCGTGCGGTACTCGCCCCCGCGCTGGAGGCGGGCTGGCACCTCGTGATCGCCCCCGCCGAAGCCCCCGGCGCGAAGGGTCGTGCGGGCGTGGGAATTTTGAGCAGGTCACAGTTGGAGGACGTGGAGATAGGCATCACATCCTTCGAGGATTCCGGCAGGTTCATCGCCGGCACGCTTGACGACGTCCGCGTCGCGTCGCTCTACCTTCCTTCCGGTTCGGCGGGCACGGAGAAGCAGGACGAGAAGTACCGCTTCCTCGATTCGTTCGAGCCGCTGCTGGAGTTCTGGGCGAGCGAGTACCCGAACATGGTCATTGGCGGGGATTGGAACATCTGCCACCGCCGCGAGGACTTGAAGAACTGGAAGACCAACCAGAAGAAGTCCGGGTTCCTCTCCGACGAGCGCGCGTTCATGGACGCCGTGTTCGGCGTCTTTCCGGACGATGAGGCTCAGGACCTGGAAGCGAAATCGCTCTACTCCTGGGCGGGCGCGGTGGATTACGCGTCGACGGGGCGTCGGCAAGCGAATGCGGACCCGAAGTGGTTCGACGTTGCGCGCAGGCTCGAGCCCGACACCGCGCCGTACACCTGGTGGACCTTCCGCGGCCAGGCGTTCAACAACGACGCGGGCTGGCGTATCGACGTCCAGGCGGCGACCGCCGCGATGCTTGAGCGTGCCCAGCGCACGTGGGTGGAAAAGGCGCCGACGGTGGAGCAGCGCTGGTCCGACCACTCGCCGCTGATGGTCGAGTACGCTTAA